A window of Flavobacterium psychrophilum genomic DNA:
AACCGTGAAAGGCGTGGTAACCGGTGCCGATGATGGCATGGGTTTACCGGGAGTAAGCATTTTAGAAAAGGGCACACAAAACAGTGCATCAACAGACATTGATGGAAATTATCAAATTGCAGTTAGCCCAAATGCAACATTGGTTTTCAGCTTTGTTGGCTACGCGCCACAGGAAGTTGCTGTAAACAATCAGTCGGCTATCTCAGTAATTTTAAAAGCTGAAGCTTCAGAACTATCAGAAGTGGTAGTTGTGGGCTACGGAACCCAAAAAAGAAAAGTATCCAGTGCGGCTACTACTGTTGTAAACGGTAAAGATTTACAGCAAACAAACAGTATAGATGCTACAAGTGCTTTACAAGGGCAGTCTTCGGGTGTTAACATTACATCTTCATCAGGTCAGCCGGGTGCAGCTATGGTGGTAAACATTCGTGGTGCAGGTACTACAGGTAACAGCAACCCACTTTATGTGGTAGATGGTGTTATCGTAGATAACGGTATTGGCTATCTTGACCCGTCTATCATTGAAAGGATGGACGTTCTTAAAGATGCTGCTGCTGCTTCTATTTATGGTGCTCGTGCTGCTAACGGTGTAATTTTAGTAACTACTAAAAGAGGAGCCGAAGGCAAAATGAATGTAGCATTTAATAGCTACACAGGTTTTCAAAGCGTATACAAAAAACTGGATCTGCTTGATGCAAGAGAGTATGGCATTATTATGAATGAGGCTCGTGTAAACAGCGGTATGGCACCACTTTACACTCAGGAGCAAATTAATAATGCAAAAACAAACGACTGGCAGAAAGAACTATTTAAAGATGGTGCTGTAAAACAAAACCACTCTTTAGTAATTTCGGGTGGGGATAAAAAAGCTACTTACAACGCAGGACTTTCTTACTACGGCCAGGAAGGCGTTATAGGCGGAAACACAGGTCAGTCGCAATACGACCGTGTAAGTTTTACAATGAACAGTACATATAACATAAAAGACAATTGGAGATTTGGAGAAAACTTTACTTATAGTAACGTAAAAAGCAGTGGTATTGCTGATGATGGTATATATAACAACTCAATAAGAGGGTTCTTAAATACACCTCCAAACTTCCCTACGTACAACGCAGACGGTTCTTACGGTTCTTCAGACATTAGCTCTGACATTACCAATCCTGCAGGATTGTTATACTACAACAACTTTAACGAGACTAAAACAAACCGTTATGTTGGTAATTTATTTACAGAAGTAGATCTTGTAAAAGGACTTACTTTCAGGACATCGTTTGGTATAGATGTAAACGACACTTCTTATCGTTCGTTCTTACCAATATATCAATTATCTACAGTGTCTTACAACACTATATCTTCGGTTACACAAAACAACACCAACAATTTTTCATGGACATGGGATAACACCCTACAGTACAAAGTTAGCCTTGGAAAACATAACTTTGATATCCTTGCAGGTACTTCTGCCCGTTCATTTATCTCAGAATATGCAGGTGGTACAGGTAAGAACCTGATCTTTGATGATTTTAAACATGCTTACCTTAGCAATACTACCGACAGAACACAGAACACTGTAACAGGTGGAAAAACACCATACAATATTGCTTCATTGTTTGGAAGGCTATTATATGACTTTGACAATAAATATATTGTAACAGCTACAATAAGAAGAGACGGTTCATCAGAATTTGGACCTAACAATAAATATGCTGTTTTCCCTGCATTCTCGGGTGCTTGGAACGTAGATCAGGAAGGTTTCTTCTCTGATGATCCGAAATTACTCAACGCACTTAAAATCCGCGGTAGCTGGGGTCAGAACGGTAACGACCAGTTTCCAAGAAGGTTCGCGTATATGTCTACCATCAGTTCCTTCGATAAAAACTACCACTTTGGTACAGGCGATAACGAAATCCCTCTGCAAGTTGGTGCCAGCCCGGATTACATTAGCAACCCTGACTTGAAATGGGAAACATCTGAGCAGTTAAACATTGGTTTTGACGCTACACTGTTCCAAAACTTTAGCCTTACTGTAGATTACTACAACAAGAAAACAAAAGACTGGTTAGTACAGGCAATTGCTCCGCAATATGCGGGTGCATTAGCTCCGTTCATCAATGGTGGAGACGTAACCAACAAAGGTTTTGAAGTTGCACTTGGCTACACAAAAAGCTTTGGCGAAGACTGGAGACTTTCTGTAAATGCAAACTTCTCTCATAACAAAAATGAGGTGACACGTATTGCCAACCAAAATGGTATCATCAATGGAGAATCTAACCTTCTTTTCCAGGGAATTGATGAGATGAACCGTGTTCAGGAAGGTCAGCCTATCGGCTTCTTCTACGGACTTCAGACAGATGGTATCTTCCAGAACCAGGCAGAAATTGATGCCTACGCTCAAAACGGCAACCCTGTACAGCCAAGTGCTGCACCCGGCGATGTTAAATTTGTAGACCGTAATGGCGATGGCGTTATCAACGCAGATGACAAAACTAAAATTGGTGACCCGAATCCTGATTTCTATTATGGACTTAACTTCACATTAAACTATAAAGCTTTTGACCTTTCTGTATACACTTACGGTGTTGGCGGTAACCAGATTGCTTACGGTGTACGTGATTACGGAAGACCTTTCTTTAACTATACTACAGATGTATTTGACAGATGGACCGGAGAAGGTACATCTAACACTACACCAAGGGTTACATATGGTACAACAGATAATGGTAACCAGACGAAATTCTCTGACCTTTATATGAAAGATGGTGATTTCTTCAGGATAAAAACTGTTACCTTAGGATGCGATCTTGCTAAACTAAGCGATGTTATAGGTGACACCTTCAGCCAGTTGAGACTTTATGTATCTGCAAACAACCTGTTTACTTTTACTAAATATCCTGGTATGGATCCTGAGGTTGGTTTTGGTAACGTAAACCAAAGCTGGGCAAGAGGAATTGATGTTGGTTTTTACCCACAGCCAAGAACATTTATGTTTGGTTTAAGTGCTAATTTCTAAAAAGTTTTGAAAATGAAAAAGTATATTAAAATAGTATGTTTGTCGTCAGTGCTTGCTTTAGGGGCGTGTTCTGAAGAATTTATAACAAATGAACCTTATACTGATAAAGTAGAGGAGAACTTTTACAAAACACCAAAGGATGCTTATCAGGGACTTGTAGCCGTTTATGACGTGCTTCAGCGTGAAGGCTACGGAGGGTTTTTACTAAACACAGAAACAGCATCTGATGACTGTTACGGTGGTTTTGGTACAGCCGATAGTAACGTTGCTTTAGATCTTGACCGTTTTCAGTTTTCAACGGATAAAGAGATGAACGGCCCAATCTGGCAAACATGCTACCTTGGTATTTACAGGGCTAACATCTTGCTTGAAAACCTTGACAAGGTAGAATGGGGTAGCGATACAGCACTTAAAACTCGTTACGAGGCAGAAGCCCGTTTTTTAAGAGCGCACTTTCATTTTGAACTTGCAAGGGTATTTGGAGACATCGTTCCTTTAGACCACACGGTTTCTAAAGACCAGTTTAAACTTCCAAGAGAATCGGCAGAAGTAACGTATGCACTTATTGCAAGCGATTTTAAATTTGCTGCAGATAACCTGGGTACAGAAAATTACTCTCAGCCTTCTAATGCTAATTACGGACGTGTAACAAGATGGGCTGCAGCGGCATACCTTGCCAAAGCCTTTATATTCTACACTGACTATTATGAGAAACCGGATCTTGCAGGTGTAATTACTAAAGCAGATGCTGTAACCTATATTAATGATGTTGTAACTAACAGCGGTCATGACCTTATTGGCGACTTTAGAAGCCTTTGGCTTGCGTCGGCTGCTTCTGCGGGAGTAGAATATGCCGGAGAAGGCAACAACGAAATGCTGTTTGCTATTCGTTACAATGCTTCTGGTAACGCAATATGGGATCTTCATGAAGGTAACCGTTTTGCTGTAAACATCGCTATTAGAGGTGGAGACCTAAAACCGTATGCACAAGGATGGGGTGGCGCTCCTGTAACACCTGCTTTGTTTAACGCTTATCAGCCTGGAGACGTTCGTAAAAGCGCTACAATCATTGATTTCGAGGCAGAAAACCTTGGATTCGAAGCAGATGCACGCGGACAACGCCAGTACACAGGTTACGCCTGGAAAAAAATGATGCCTATTACTAACGAAGCCGGACAAGGTCTTGTGGTAGCAGGTGGTGGTGATTTCCAGATTGATAACTACGAAGATTATCCTGTAATCCGTTTCGCTGACGTACTTCTTATGGCAGCAGAGCTTAACCTTGACACTAATGCATCTTTTGCACAATTATGTCTTGACAGGGTTCGTGAACGTGCATTTGGTAACGACACAAACAATGTTCCTGTAAGCAAAGCTTCTATTATGAACGAGCGCAGGCTGGAACTTGCACTGGAAGGACACCGTTGGTTTGACCTTATCAGACAGGATATGGCTACTACAAAAGCTGCTGTAGATGCTACAAGCATGCCGAATGGTTTTGAAGTAAACTTTAGAACAGAAACTTTGGGCTGGTTTGGTTTACCGCAATCTCAGGTACTTATTTCAGGCGGAACTATACAGCAAAACCCGGGTTGGTAATAACAACTAAAAATTTTAAATGATCATGAAGAAAATAATAAAATTACTCGCAGCTTTTGTAGCAATGGCAACCGTAGTTGCATGCGAGCCGGTTGAAGATCGTGAGAGCCTTCCTGCTGTAACACTTAAACCTTCAGACATAAATATAAACGTAACTACTAATGGTAACGTGGTTACTATGACAAATACTACAGAAGGTATTACACCTTACTGGAGTTATGTAGATGCTAAAGGCAATGATCTTGGGCATTCTAACCAAAATCAAAACCAGGTTACTTTACCTTTTGCAGGTAAATACAATATTAACTTTACCGCTTTTACAAGAGGCGGAAGGGTTGATGCTGCTCCTGTTGAAGTAACTATTGCAGAAAATGATGAAGAATTTTTCAGCGCTGAAGAATGGGGCTGGCTTACTAACGGTGCCGATGGTAAAACATGGGTACTGGATATGGAAAGCCCTGTGGGATGGGCAAACCCTGGATATCCTGAAACTACAGAAGACCACTGGTACCCTGACTATGCAGGCAATAGCTGGGTAATGGAAAATAAGAACTGGGGCGAAATGACTTTTGACCTTGACGGTGGTTACAACATGAGTGTAACACAAACCGCTCTTACAGGTAATGCTCAAACAACTAAAACAGGTACATTTAACTACAACCTAGAAGGTAAAACCATGAATTTTAGTGGTGGTGCAGAACTTCTTTACGGAGGTAACTACTACCTGGATGTAAGCAACTGGAAATCTGTTAGGGTATTGGAGATAAGCGAAAACTCAATGCGACTTTCTGTTATGCGTGACCAAAGTAGGTCTGGCGAAGGATTATGGCAAATCGTTTTCCACTTTAAACCAAAACAATAAGCATACTGCCGGTAAGCGAATCCAAAAAACCGCTTACCGGCATTTTTTCCAAAACAACTATGACTAAAACCAAATCTATATTCGCAGCATTTGCTATTGCCGGGCTACTTACCATAGCCGGTTGCAGCAGTACAGATACTAAAGAAGCAAACAACCGCAAAGTAGCCTTTAATAAAGACTGGCAGTTTCATTTAAATGATGCTGCTAAAGATAAAGATACTATTAGCACTGCCACACAGTGGCGAACCCTCTCTGTTCCCCATGACTGGAGTATAGAAGGTAAATTTGATGAGAATAGCCCAACGGGCACCGGCGGAGGCGCACTTGTTGGCGGACTTGGCTGGTACAAAAAAACATTTACCGTTACCGCTGCCGACAGCACTAAAATTACATCTATAGTGTTTGATGGCGTATACTGCAACAGCGAGGTATATATAAACGGACACTATTTAGGCAAACGCCCTAATGGCTATATAGGTTTTGAATATAACCTTACCCCCTACCTTAACTATGGCGATGCCAAAAATGAAATTCTTGTAAAAGTAGACAACTCAAAACAGCCTAACTCACGCTGGTATTCGGGTTCGGGTATATACCGTAATGTATGGCTACAGACTACCGACAAACTACACGTAGGACAATACGGAACGTTTGTTACTACACCACAGGTTTCTGCAGAAAAAGCAACTGTTGCTTTAGAAACTACTATTAAAAATGAGTATGCCAATGCTAAAGAGGCTACGGTTACTACTACTTTATATAAAGGAGATAAAGAGGTAACATCTGCAAGCCAGAAAGTTTCTCTTCCGGCGAATGCCGAAAAAACCATTAAACAGGAAAACAATGTAAACAACCCGGTACTATGGAATGTAGAATCGCCGGAACTTTACACCGCTATAACCGAAATTAAAATAGGTGACGATGTTGTAGATACTTACAGCACACCTTTCGGTATCCGTAATTTTAAATTTGACCTTGATAAAGGCTTTTTACTAAACGGAAAACAACTTAAAATTAAAGGCGTTTGCCTTCATCACGATCTGGGTCCGTTAGGAACTGCCATTAATACAAGGGCTATAGAACGCCAGCTTGAAATCATGAAGGAAATGGGCGTTAACGGCATACGTACATCGCACAACCCTCCTGCTCCCGAGTTACTAGACCTTTGCGACAAAATGGGCTTTATTGTTATGGATGAAGCTTTTGACATGTGGGAACAGTCAAAAAACAAAGACGACTACAGTACTGCATGGGCAGAGTGGCATAAAATTGACCTTGAAGCACAAATTTTAAGGGATAGGAACCACCCAAGTGTATTTGTTTGGAGTATTGGCAACGAAATTCCGGAACAATGGAATGAGAATGGCGCAAGGATAGGTAAAGAATTAACTGCTATTGTAAAAGCACTTGATACGACCCGCCCTGTAACGGCAGCTATGAATCCGCCGATTATTGTAAATGGCGACATTAATATTCAGTTTGCAGAAACGGCCGCACAGCCTAATGCATTGGCAGGATCTGGAGCACTTGATCTTATAGGTTACAATTACGCACACCAAACCTATGCCAACCATAAGATCAACTTCCCTAAGACTCCGTTTATTGCTACCGAAACAACTTCGGGTTTACAGACAAGAGGGTATTATGATGAAAAGTCGGATACTATAAAGCTATGGCCTAAACGTTGGGATATTCCGTTTCATGATGGTAACCCGGGCAATACTGTTTCGGCGTACGATCAGGTGCAGACACCATGGGGCTCAACACATGAAGCTACGTGGAAAGTAATTAAGAAACACGACTACCTTTCAGGTTTTTACATCTGGACAGGTTTTGATTATATAGGTGAACCAACGCCATACCTATGGCCATCTATCAGTTCTTATTTTGGTATAGTAGATTTAGCGGGCTTCCCGAAAGATGTATACTATATGTATCAGAGTGAATGGACTAAAAAAGATGTACTGCACATTTTACCGCACTGGAACTGGAAAGAAGGTCAAACGGTTGATGTTTGGGCTTACTATAACAATGCCGATGAAGTAGAGCTTTACCTTAACGGAAAATCGGTAGGGAAGCAAAGCAAAAAAGGAGACGACCTGCATGTCATGTGGCGTGTGCCTTATGCTCCGGGAACGTTGAAGGCAGTATCGCGTAAAGGTGGAAAAACAGTTCTTGAAAAAGAGGTTAAAACTGCCGGCGCACCCGCTGCCCTTAAACTTACTGCCGACCGTACCAACATTAAGGCAGACGGTAACGACCTTAGCTTTATAACGGTTGATATTTATGATGCTAAAGGTGTTTTTGACGCAACAGCAAACAACGAAATAAACTTTAGTGTAAATGGTAATGGCAAAATTGTAGGTGTTTGCAGTGGCGACCCTGTGAGCCATGAATCGTACAAAGGCACAAAACATACTGCGTTAAACGGTAAATGCCTTGTTATTGTACAGTCTACAGACAAAAAAGGAAGCATTGAGCTTACCGCCAGTGCAAACGGACTAAAAAGCGAAACGATTAAAGTTTCGGCAGAATAAATTGTAAATAAAGACGGTTTCGAAAGTCTAAATCCATTCAACGGAAAACAATATCGCAACTGAGTTAATAAAATAATTTTTGTGACTATTTGGGTTAGTTCTTAAGTTCCCCGGGAACCGCTTGACTTCCGGTTCCCGGGTTTTTAAAAAATCACCCGCATAAACCAATAGTATGGCATTAAAACACATTATACTTCCTGCACTTTTAATTTCGGCAATTGCCGGAATTGCGCAGAACAAAAAAAGCGCTTACGAGCTTAAATCGCCCGGAGGCAAAAACACTATTAATTTCGAATTGGTTAATAACACACCTACCTATGCGGTTAAGCACGGTAAGACAGATGTCATTACGCCATCGGCAATGGGTTTTGTACTAAAAGACGAAAACCTTACCAAAAACTTTGAAATTGCCGACGTAAAAACGACATCGCACGATGATACCTGGACACAGGTTTGGGGCGAAAAGAAAAACATACGTAACCATTATAACGAGCTGGTTGTTATGCTAAACAGCAAAGATGCCAATAAACGTAAGCTTGAAATTCAGTTTCGCGCGTTTGATGACGGTGTGGCTTTTAGATACGTATATCCTGAACAGGGCATTAAAGACAGCATTTTTGTAATGGATGAAGTTACCGCTTTTAATCTAAAAGAAGATGGTAAAGCATGGTCTATACCTGCATATCAGGAGAACAGATACGAATACTTATATACTGCATCTGCGGTGAGCAAACTGGGGTCGGTACATACACCAATGACCGTTGAAAACAAAAATACTGTAATAAGTTTTCACGAAGCTAACCTTGTAGACTGGCCTAGTATGGTCCTTGAGCATACTAAAGGTTCAAACTTAAAATCTGACCTTGTGCCATGGGCAGATGGAATTAAAGCACGTTATAAAGGGAGTTTTACATCTTCTTGGAGGACTATACAGATTGGCGAAAAGCCAGGTGATCTTATTGACTCCTATATTATATTGAACCTTAACGAACCTAACAAACTTAAAGACCTTTCTTATATAAAGCCATTTAAATATTTAGGTATATGGTGGGGTATGCACATTAGCAAGTATACCTTTTGGGAAGGTGAAAAACAGGGTGCCACTACCAAAAATGCAAAAGAATACATAGACTTTACGGCAAAAGAAGGTTTTCAGCACTTATTGATTGAAGGATGGAACAAAGGATGGACTCCTGCATGGTACGAAAACAGGATGCACATGTTTAGCTTTACGAAAAGCGCCGATAACTTTAACCTGGAAGAGGTAGTAAAATATTGTAACAAAAAAAATGTTCACCTTATAGGGTATCATGAAACAGGGTCTAACATTGTAAACTACCTTAAAGAGATTGACGAAGGTTTTGCATTGTATAAAAAATTAGGAATACATGATATCAAGATAGGTCAGGTTGGTTCTAAACTAAATATGAAAGAATGGCACCACGGTCAGTTCGGGGTGCGCTATTATCGTTTTGTATTAGAGAAAGCGGCAGAGTACGGCCTTGCCGTAAACTTTCATGAACCTATAAAAGATACAGGAGAACGCAGGACATACCCCAATATGATGGCACGTGAAGGTGCACGCGGTATGGAATATAATGCGTGGAGTGAAGGTAACCCGCCTAGCCATGAAGCAATACTGCCATTTACACGTATGCTTGCAGGTCCTATGGATTTTACACCGGGTGTTATTGATGTTGAAGAAAAAAAGGGCTTTAATAACAGGCGCGTACACACTACAGCTGCCAAACAGTTATCATTGTATGTTGTACTATATTCGCCAATACAAATGCTTGCCGACCTTCCTGAAAACTATGAAGGACAGCCGGAATTTCAATTCCTGAAAGATGTGCCTACCGATTGGGAAGATACTAAAATCGTGAATGGTGAAATTGGCAAATACATTACTACTGCCCGTAAAGACCGCAACAGCGACGACTGGTATTTAGGGAGCTTAACGAATGAAGAAGCACGTACACTTGATGTTTCGTTGTCTTTTCTTGATCCGAAAGCAAAATACGAAGCCCAGATATATGCTGATGCGCCGGGTACAGATGAAAACCACAACCCGGGCGATGTAGCAGTATCTAAAAAGAATGTTACCGCTAAAGATAAACTTACGCTGAAACTGCCAATTTCGGGTGGTACGGCTATCCGCTTTAAAAAACTATAATCCATGAAACAGTATGCCTTATACATATTGTTACTGGTAACGGCATCGGTATCGGCGCAGCAGAAATATCCATTTCAGAATCCAAATCTGGATACCGAAAAGCGTATTGACAACCTGCTTTCGCTTATGACGCTGGATGAAAAGATACAGGTATTAAGCACCAACCCTTCAATTCCACGCCTGGGTGTTAAAGGCACCGGGCATGTAGAGGGCCTGCATGGATTGGCACTTGGCGGAGCTCCGGGAAACTGGGGTGGTAAAGGCAAAGAGCCGCTTACTACTACAACATTTCCGCAAGCTTACGGACTGGGCGAAACCTGGGACACCGAACTGCTTGAAAAAGTAGCCAATGTAGAGGCTTTTGAAACCCGCTATGCATTACAAAAGTATAACCGCGGCGGACTGGTAGTGCGTGCACCAAACGCAGACATTGCCCGCGACCCTCGCTGGGGACGTACCGAAGAAAGCTATGGGGAGGATGCCTTTTTTAACGGCACTATGACAGTAGCTTTTGTAAAAGGGCTTCAGGGTAAACATCCTAAATACTGGCAGACTGCATCGTTAATGAAACATTTTTTAGCCAACAGCAATGAAGACGGGCGTACGTATACCTCATCTGATTTTGATGAACGTTTATTACGTGAGTACTATGCCCTACCTTTTCAGATGGGTGTTGTAGACGGCGGATCGCGTGCGTACATGGCGGCTTATAATAAGATCAACGGTATTCCAGGAATGGTTCACCCTATACTTAAAGACATTACCGTTAAAGAATGGGGGCAGAACGGTATTATTTGTACTGATGGTGGTGCTTTTACACTATTATTATCTGATCATAAATATTATGCCGATAAATACCTGGGTGCTGCTGCAGCCGTAAAAGCGGGCATCAACCAGTTTTTAGACGAATATATAGATGCTGTGTATGGTGCTGTGGCGAACGGCTACCTGAAAGAAAAAGAGATTGATGAAGTTATTCGCGGTGATTTCCGTGTAATGATAACACTGGGAATGCTGGATCCGGCAGAAGGTAATCCGTATGCAGCAATAGGCACCGATAAAAATGCTGTTGACCCGTGGACTACCGATGCACACAAAAAACTGGCATTGGAAGCTACGCAAAAATCAATCGTACTTTTAAAGAACGATCCGGTGAAGCAATTGCTTCCGATAGATAAAAAGAAAATAAAACGTATTGCTGTCATCGGCCCCCGTGCCGATGAAGTACTTTTGGATTGGTATAGCGGAACACCTCCTTATACCGTTACACCACTTGCAGGCATTAAAGCCAAAGCCGGTGAAA
This region includes:
- a CDS encoding TonB-dependent receptor; translation: MKSKICVSPKMATFCLSFLFMLSFSSVFAQQKTVKGVVTGADDGMGLPGVSILEKGTQNSASTDIDGNYQIAVSPNATLVFSFVGYAPQEVAVNNQSAISVILKAEASELSEVVVVGYGTQKRKVSSAATTVVNGKDLQQTNSIDATSALQGQSSGVNITSSSGQPGAAMVVNIRGAGTTGNSNPLYVVDGVIVDNGIGYLDPSIIERMDVLKDAAAASIYGARAANGVILVTTKRGAEGKMNVAFNSYTGFQSVYKKLDLLDAREYGIIMNEARVNSGMAPLYTQEQINNAKTNDWQKELFKDGAVKQNHSLVISGGDKKATYNAGLSYYGQEGVIGGNTGQSQYDRVSFTMNSTYNIKDNWRFGENFTYSNVKSSGIADDGIYNNSIRGFLNTPPNFPTYNADGSYGSSDISSDITNPAGLLYYNNFNETKTNRYVGNLFTEVDLVKGLTFRTSFGIDVNDTSYRSFLPIYQLSTVSYNTISSVTQNNTNNFSWTWDNTLQYKVSLGKHNFDILAGTSARSFISEYAGGTGKNLIFDDFKHAYLSNTTDRTQNTVTGGKTPYNIASLFGRLLYDFDNKYIVTATIRRDGSSEFGPNNKYAVFPAFSGAWNVDQEGFFSDDPKLLNALKIRGSWGQNGNDQFPRRFAYMSTISSFDKNYHFGTGDNEIPLQVGASPDYISNPDLKWETSEQLNIGFDATLFQNFSLTVDYYNKKTKDWLVQAIAPQYAGALAPFINGGDVTNKGFEVALGYTKSFGEDWRLSVNANFSHNKNEVTRIANQNGIINGESNLLFQGIDEMNRVQEGQPIGFFYGLQTDGIFQNQAEIDAYAQNGNPVQPSAAPGDVKFVDRNGDGVINADDKTKIGDPNPDFYYGLNFTLNYKAFDLSVYTYGVGGNQIAYGVRDYGRPFFNYTTDVFDRWTGEGTSNTTPRVTYGTTDNGNQTKFSDLYMKDGDFFRIKTVTLGCDLAKLSDVIGDTFSQLRLYVSANNLFTFTKYPGMDPEVGFGNVNQSWARGIDVGFYPQPRTFMFGLSANF
- a CDS encoding carbohydrate-binding protein SusD is translated as MKKYIKIVCLSSVLALGACSEEFITNEPYTDKVEENFYKTPKDAYQGLVAVYDVLQREGYGGFLLNTETASDDCYGGFGTADSNVALDLDRFQFSTDKEMNGPIWQTCYLGIYRANILLENLDKVEWGSDTALKTRYEAEARFLRAHFHFELARVFGDIVPLDHTVSKDQFKLPRESAEVTYALIASDFKFAADNLGTENYSQPSNANYGRVTRWAAAAYLAKAFIFYTDYYEKPDLAGVITKADAVTYINDVVTNSGHDLIGDFRSLWLASAASAGVEYAGEGNNEMLFAIRYNASGNAIWDLHEGNRFAVNIAIRGGDLKPYAQGWGGAPVTPALFNAYQPGDVRKSATIIDFEAENLGFEADARGQRQYTGYAWKKMMPITNEAGQGLVVAGGGDFQIDNYEDYPVIRFADVLLMAAELNLDTNASFAQLCLDRVRERAFGNDTNNVPVSKASIMNERRLELALEGHRWFDLIRQDMATTKAAVDATSMPNGFEVNFRTETLGWFGLPQSQVLISGGTIQQNPGW
- a CDS encoding glycoside hydrolase, which encodes MTKTKSIFAAFAIAGLLTIAGCSSTDTKEANNRKVAFNKDWQFHLNDAAKDKDTISTATQWRTLSVPHDWSIEGKFDENSPTGTGGGALVGGLGWYKKTFTVTAADSTKITSIVFDGVYCNSEVYINGHYLGKRPNGYIGFEYNLTPYLNYGDAKNEILVKVDNSKQPNSRWYSGSGIYRNVWLQTTDKLHVGQYGTFVTTPQVSAEKATVALETTIKNEYANAKEATVTTTLYKGDKEVTSASQKVSLPANAEKTIKQENNVNNPVLWNVESPELYTAITEIKIGDDVVDTYSTPFGIRNFKFDLDKGFLLNGKQLKIKGVCLHHDLGPLGTAINTRAIERQLEIMKEMGVNGIRTSHNPPAPELLDLCDKMGFIVMDEAFDMWEQSKNKDDYSTAWAEWHKIDLEAQILRDRNHPSVFVWSIGNEIPEQWNENGARIGKELTAIVKALDTTRPVTAAMNPPIIVNGDINIQFAETAAQPNALAGSGALDLIGYNYAHQTYANHKINFPKTPFIATETTSGLQTRGYYDEKSDTIKLWPKRWDIPFHDGNPGNTVSAYDQVQTPWGSTHEATWKVIKKHDYLSGFYIWTGFDYIGEPTPYLWPSISSYFGIVDLAGFPKDVYYMYQSEWTKKDVLHILPHWNWKEGQTVDVWAYYNNADEVELYLNGKSVGKQSKKGDDLHVMWRVPYAPGTLKAVSRKGGKTVLEKEVKTAGAPAALKLTADRTNIKADGNDLSFITVDIYDAKGVFDATANNEINFSVNGNGKIVGVCSGDPVSHESYKGTKHTALNGKCLVIVQSTDKKGSIELTASANGLKSETIKVSAE
- a CDS encoding alpha-glucosidase yields the protein MALKHIILPALLISAIAGIAQNKKSAYELKSPGGKNTINFELVNNTPTYAVKHGKTDVITPSAMGFVLKDENLTKNFEIADVKTTSHDDTWTQVWGEKKNIRNHYNELVVMLNSKDANKRKLEIQFRAFDDGVAFRYVYPEQGIKDSIFVMDEVTAFNLKEDGKAWSIPAYQENRYEYLYTASAVSKLGSVHTPMTVENKNTVISFHEANLVDWPSMVLEHTKGSNLKSDLVPWADGIKARYKGSFTSSWRTIQIGEKPGDLIDSYIILNLNEPNKLKDLSYIKPFKYLGIWWGMHISKYTFWEGEKQGATTKNAKEYIDFTAKEGFQHLLIEGWNKGWTPAWYENRMHMFSFTKSADNFNLEEVVKYCNKKNVHLIGYHETGSNIVNYLKEIDEGFALYKKLGIHDIKIGQVGSKLNMKEWHHGQFGVRYYRFVLEKAAEYGLAVNFHEPIKDTGERRTYPNMMAREGARGMEYNAWSEGNPPSHEAILPFTRMLAGPMDFTPGVIDVEEKKGFNNRRVHTTAAKQLSLYVVLYSPIQMLADLPENYEGQPEFQFLKDVPTDWEDTKIVNGEIGKYITTARKDRNSDDWYLGSLTNEEARTLDVSLSFLDPKAKYEAQIYADAPGTDENHNPGDVAVSKKNVTAKDKLTLKLPISGGTAIRFKKL
- a CDS encoding glycosyl hydrolase family 3, whose product is MKQYALYILLLVTASVSAQQKYPFQNPNLDTEKRIDNLLSLMTLDEKIQVLSTNPSIPRLGVKGTGHVEGLHGLALGGAPGNWGGKGKEPLTTTTFPQAYGLGETWDTELLEKVANVEAFETRYALQKYNRGGLVVRAPNADIARDPRWGRTEESYGEDAFFNGTMTVAFVKGLQGKHPKYWQTASLMKHFLANSNEDGRTYTSSDFDERLLREYYALPFQMGVVDGGSRAYMAAYNKINGIPGMVHPILKDITVKEWGQNGIICTDGGAFTLLLSDHKYYADKYLGAAAAVKAGINQFLDEYIDAVYGAVANGYLKEKEIDEVIRGDFRVMITLGMLDPAEGNPYAAIGTDKNAVDPWTTDAHKKLALEATQKSIVLLKNDPVKQLLPIDKKKIKRIAVIGPRADEVLLDWYSGTPPYTVTPLAGIKAKAGETIEVTYALNNIDGKAAKLAKEADIAIVIAGNHPWCDAGWADCPVPSDGKESVDRQSITLEYEDLIKVVHQANPNTVVVLMSSFPYAINWTQEHIPSIVHMTHNSQETGTALADVLFGDYNPAGRLTQTWVSDITDLPTLLDYNIRNGRTYMYFKGKPLYNFGFGLSYTTFGYKTINTNKDVIKKGENLTVNVSVTNTGSRDGEEVVQLYVKHINSKIERPAKELKAFKRVALKAGETKTVVLTVRAKDLEYWNPKNHRFELENGTLELQAGGASNAIEVTKTIKTQ